A genomic stretch from Malus domestica chromosome 15, GDT2T_hap1 includes:
- the LOC103401052 gene encoding uncharacterized protein isoform X2 — MEGNDSPDMSTVSRHRFGDDLEEPAFSVSVIENMKEEYGLFVWPCSLVLAEYVWQQRLRFSGASVVELGAGTSLPGLVAARVGADVTLTDDSSRLEVMGLTWGAWDASTFSLHPKFILGADVLYDATAFDDLFATVTFLLQNSPGSVFITTYHNRSGHRLIEFLMVKWGLKCLKLLDAFSFMPSYKASGLRGNLQLAEIALDSEQAETTVLR, encoded by the exons ATGGAAGGAAATGACTCGCCCGATATGTCGACGGTATCGCGTCATCGTTTCGGGGACGACTTGGAAGAACCGGCCTTCTCCGTCTCCGTCATCGAGAACATGAAGGAAGAGTACGGGCTCTTCGTGTGGCCCTGCAGCTTAGTCCTGGCGGAGTATGTTTGGCAACAGAGATTGCGCTTTTCCGGAGCTAGCGTAGTCGAG CTTGGCGCTGGAACTTCCTTGCCCGGTCTGGTTGCCGCCAGAGTTGGTGCTGACGTCACTCTCACTGATGATTCGAGTAGATTGGAG GTAATGGGATTGACATGGGGAGCTTGGGATGCATCAACGTTCAGCTTACACCCCAAATTCATTCTCGGGGCTGATGTATTATATGATGCTACTG CCTTTGATGACCTCTTTGCCACCGTGACATTTCTGCTCCAAAATTCTCCGGGGTCAGTCTTCATAACAACATACCATAATCGAAG CGGGCATCGTCTTATTGAATTCTTGATGGTCAAATGGGGATTGAAGTGCTTGAAGCTTCTTGACGCCTTTTCGTTTATGCCATCCTACAAGGCATCCGGGCTACGTGGCAACCTTCAACTGGCAGAGATCGCTCTGGATAGCGAACAGGCTGAGACAACGGTTTTGCGTTAG
- the LOC103401052 gene encoding uncharacterized protein isoform X1: MEGNDSPDMSTVSRHRFGDDLEEPAFSVSVIENMKEEYGLFVWPCSLVLAEYVWQQRLRFSGASVVELGAGTSLPGLVAARVGADVTLTDDSSRLEVLDNMRRVLDLNKLECKVMGLTWGAWDASTFSLHPKFILGADVLYDATAFDDLFATVTFLLQNSPGSVFITTYHNRSGHRLIEFLMVKWGLKCLKLLDAFSFMPSYKASGLRGNLQLAEIALDSEQAETTVLR, from the exons ATGGAAGGAAATGACTCGCCCGATATGTCGACGGTATCGCGTCATCGTTTCGGGGACGACTTGGAAGAACCGGCCTTCTCCGTCTCCGTCATCGAGAACATGAAGGAAGAGTACGGGCTCTTCGTGTGGCCCTGCAGCTTAGTCCTGGCGGAGTATGTTTGGCAACAGAGATTGCGCTTTTCCGGAGCTAGCGTAGTCGAG CTTGGCGCTGGAACTTCCTTGCCCGGTCTGGTTGCCGCCAGAGTTGGTGCTGACGTCACTCTCACTGATGATTCGAGTAGATTGGAG GTGCTGGACAACATGAGAAGAGTGCTTGACCTTAATAAACTTGAGTGCAAG GTAATGGGATTGACATGGGGAGCTTGGGATGCATCAACGTTCAGCTTACACCCCAAATTCATTCTCGGGGCTGATGTATTATATGATGCTACTG CCTTTGATGACCTCTTTGCCACCGTGACATTTCTGCTCCAAAATTCTCCGGGGTCAGTCTTCATAACAACATACCATAATCGAAG CGGGCATCGTCTTATTGAATTCTTGATGGTCAAATGGGGATTGAAGTGCTTGAAGCTTCTTGACGCCTTTTCGTTTATGCCATCCTACAAGGCATCCGGGCTACGTGGCAACCTTCAACTGGCAGAGATCGCTCTGGATAGCGAACAGGCTGAGACAACGGTTTTGCGTTAG